The following are encoded together in the Methanosarcina flavescens genome:
- a CDS encoding cobalamin B12-binding domain-containing protein, producing MASKEEIIAKAKEAITEFDEEMAAEVAEEALAAGIDPVELIEKGYTAGMEEVGEQFEQGSLFLPHVIAAAEAMKAGINIITPEMEKRKSETKNLGTVVIGTIEGDIHSIGKDIVASMLNIAGFKVVDLGRDVPIKNYVDAVKEHNPVVVASSALMTTTMVNQIQIEEQLKEAGIRDQVKTMVGGAPVTQDWADKIGADIYGESANDAVAKVKAALKN from the coding sequence ATGGCAAGCAAAGAAGAAATCATTGCAAAAGCAAAAGAAGCGATTACCGAGTTCGACGAGGAAATGGCGGCTGAAGTCGCAGAAGAAGCCCTTGCTGCAGGGATTGATCCTGTAGAGCTTATTGAAAAAGGATATACTGCAGGCATGGAAGAAGTAGGGGAACAGTTCGAACAGGGATCTCTTTTCCTGCCACATGTGATTGCAGCCGCAGAGGCGATGAAAGCAGGAATAAATATCATTACACCGGAAATGGAGAAGCGTAAGTCCGAGACAAAGAACCTTGGAACTGTTGTTATCGGAACCATAGAAGGTGACATTCACTCCATTGGAAAGGACATCGTAGCCTCCATGCTCAACATTGCAGGTTTCAAAGTTGTGGATCTTGGAAGGGATGTTCCAATTAAAAACTATGTCGATGCCGTAAAAGAACACAATCCCGTGGTTGTCGCATCCTCCGCACTTATGACAACCACAATGGTAAACCAGATCCAGATTGAAGAACAGCTGAAAGAGGCAGGTATCCGCGATCAGGTAAAGACTATGGTTGGAGGCGCTCCTGTAACCCAGGACTGGGCAGACAAGATCGGTGCAGACATCTACGGTGAAAGCGCTAACGATGCAGTCGCTAAGGTAAAAGCAGCCTTGAAAAACTGA
- the cobZ gene encoding alpha-ribazole phosphatase CobZ yields MKLSDIEERDLKKGQSEKVQEKATVDILDVLAEEGISIQDLTDTALEMYVPHPGLETREKADALFKRELKYALSDPNLCLLIYSGILLEREGRAGNLPNLSKKAYEKDLTFIIADEVLGISIANYISGSKGTFEFVRYDKQKPGILSKLGPFMDDIIGGLIGGVSSNMYSRGMAEFERKD; encoded by the coding sequence ATGAAGTTATCCGATATTGAGGAAAGGGACCTGAAAAAAGGACAGTCTGAGAAAGTACAAGAAAAAGCTACAGTCGACATTCTCGACGTCCTGGCTGAAGAAGGCATCAGTATTCAGGATCTTACAGATACGGCTCTGGAAATGTATGTTCCACATCCGGGGCTTGAGACCAGGGAGAAAGCCGACGCTCTGTTCAAAAGGGAGCTCAAGTACGCGCTTTCTGATCCAAACCTCTGCCTTCTGATCTATTCCGGAATCCTGCTGGAGCGAGAAGGCAGGGCAGGAAACCTTCCGAACCTCAGCAAAAAAGCCTATGAAAAGGACCTTACTTTTATAATTGCAGATGAAGTGCTTGGCATAAGTATTGCAAACTATATCAGCGGTTCCAAAGGCACGTTTGAGTTTGTCAGGTACGATAAACAGAAACCCGGAATCCTTTCAAAGCTCGGGCCTTTTATGGATGACATAATAGGAGGCCTCATAGGAGGCGTGTCCTCCAACATGTATTCAAGAGGTATGGCAGAGTTTGAAAGAAAGGATTGA
- a CDS encoding SufB/SufD family protein produces the protein MTQITVNTLSSEIKEMDAAYSAAGGDAAVLHKHELASLVVSGNKVLNANGTEGIVLEKRETEHGVDIKMTIKKGYKIPHPVHLCFGLIPEDGLQEIKMNFVAEEDSAVELIAHCTFPNAVKVIHRMDAQMVIRKNASLRYTETHFHGPHGGIQVIPKAHIKIEEGGSYFTNFSLTSGRVGYLELDYSVDAEKDAICEMVTKVYGKKNDKIKILEKISLNGENARSVIKSRLAITDNAESEFRGITEGHAPRARGHVDCMEVIQGNAKAEAVPIVRVDNPLAKVTHEAAIGCVDKKEVETLMARGLEEDDAIDVIVKGMLA, from the coding sequence ATGACCCAGATAACTGTTAATACGCTTTCCAGCGAAATCAAAGAAATGGACGCAGCCTATTCGGCAGCAGGAGGGGATGCTGCAGTACTGCATAAGCATGAGCTTGCAAGCCTTGTGGTAAGCGGGAATAAAGTGCTCAATGCGAACGGGACAGAAGGAATCGTGCTCGAAAAGCGTGAAACCGAACATGGAGTGGATATTAAAATGACCATTAAGAAAGGATATAAAATTCCACATCCTGTTCACCTATGTTTTGGACTTATCCCGGAAGACGGGCTTCAGGAAATTAAGATGAATTTCGTGGCAGAAGAAGATTCGGCTGTTGAGCTCATTGCTCACTGTACATTTCCTAATGCTGTGAAGGTTATTCATAGAATGGATGCCCAAATGGTCATAAGGAAAAATGCCTCATTAAGGTATACGGAAACTCACTTCCACGGTCCCCACGGAGGAATTCAGGTGATTCCGAAAGCCCATATAAAGATAGAGGAAGGAGGCAGTTACTTTACTAATTTCTCACTTACCTCGGGCAGAGTAGGATATCTTGAGCTTGATTACAGCGTGGATGCCGAGAAAGATGCTATCTGTGAGATGGTTACCAAAGTCTATGGGAAAAAGAACGATAAAATAAAAATCCTAGAAAAAATATCCCTTAATGGGGAAAATGCAAGAAGCGTGATTAAAAGCCGATTGGCCATTACCGATAACGCGGAATCGGAATTCAGGGGAATTACCGAGGGTCATGCCCCGAGAGCTAGAGGGCATGTGGACTGCATGGAGGTTATCCAGGGCAATGCAAAAGCCGAAGCTGTTCCCATCGTACGTGTTGATAACCCTCTTGCCAAAGTAACCCATGAGGCTGCAATTGGGTGTGTGGACAAAAAAGAGGTAGAAACCCTGATGGCTCGCGGCCTTGAAGAAGACGACGCAATTGATGTCATCGTGAAGGGAATGCTGGCCTGA
- the cobS gene encoding adenosylcobinamide-GDP ribazoletransferase — MNSYLLAFKSGFGFLSTIPVGISMEGIDELMKKIYFYPVVGAVLGLLIGAIAYIGQIIFPGPVLAALIMGFIYYITGFNHLDGVTDMGDGFMAHGSREKKLKALKDTTLGTGGAAFCMLLLLALYGSIRAIQEEGLAVVGPDLPVLMFGSMFIAEVSAKQSMLTIAAFGKPIPPREKQAYPGLGTMTINGATRKNFLIGFVFGAVVCFLPFGWIGLLAYLGACISALVILNRSYAHFGGLNGDGIGTANEIGRVTALTILAVILKLSLNGHMGGLEWTLL, encoded by the coding sequence ATGAATTCATATTTGCTGGCTTTTAAATCAGGCTTTGGCTTCCTGTCCACGATCCCTGTGGGAATCAGCATGGAAGGGATCGATGAGCTAATGAAGAAGATCTACTTCTATCCCGTGGTAGGAGCCGTTCTCGGGCTTCTTATAGGGGCAATTGCATACATCGGGCAGATAATATTTCCCGGACCAGTGCTTGCAGCCCTTATTATGGGATTCATATATTATATAACAGGGTTTAACCATCTCGATGGAGTTACTGATATGGGAGATGGTTTCATGGCCCACGGATCGAGAGAAAAAAAGCTCAAAGCTCTCAAGGATACAACCCTTGGGACAGGAGGGGCAGCTTTTTGCATGTTGCTGCTGCTGGCCCTTTATGGTTCCATAAGGGCAATCCAGGAAGAAGGCCTGGCTGTTGTCGGACCTGACCTTCCGGTTCTAATGTTTGGATCAATGTTTATTGCCGAAGTCAGTGCAAAACAGTCAATGCTGACTATTGCTGCCTTTGGGAAGCCAATACCTCCACGGGAAAAACAGGCTTATCCTGGCCTTGGAACCATGACTATAAACGGAGCAACAAGAAAGAATTTCCTGATAGGCTTCGTATTCGGTGCCGTTGTTTGTTTCCTGCCCTTCGGGTGGATAGGGCTTCTGGCTTATCTTGGAGCCTGTATCTCGGCTCTGGTGATTCTTAACCGGAGTTATGCCCATTTCGGCGGCTTAAATGGCGACGGAATCGGTACTGCTAACGAAATCGGCAGGGTGACCGCTCTTACTATTCTCGCAGTTATCCTGAAGCTCTCATTGAACGGACACATGGGAGGTTTAGAATGGACGCTATTGTAA
- a CDS encoding ABC transporter ATP-binding protein — MSYILSLKNLVLSRDGKKILHGVNLEVGDREIHSIIGANGAGKSTLAYTLMGLQGYEYEEGNLIFDGEDITQLSITERARKGITLAWQEPARFEGLKVRDYLAIGAKGNGGITEEELKEALRKVDLKPEKYLEREVGEALSGGERKRIELASIITMKPKLAILDEPDSGIDVVSLKEIVALIQTLKENGSSVLVITHREEIAAASDKASLMCEGAILRSGDPLEISEFFKNRCIPCDNRVYPSKAA, encoded by the coding sequence GTGTCGTATATTCTATCATTAAAAAACCTGGTGCTGAGCCGTGATGGGAAGAAAATCCTGCATGGGGTCAATCTTGAGGTAGGCGACCGGGAAATTCACAGCATTATCGGTGCAAACGGCGCGGGAAAAAGTACACTTGCATATACCCTGATGGGACTCCAGGGTTACGAATACGAAGAAGGCAACCTCATCTTTGATGGGGAAGATATCACACAGCTTTCAATAACCGAACGTGCAAGAAAAGGCATTACTCTTGCCTGGCAGGAGCCTGCTCGTTTTGAAGGGCTGAAAGTCAGGGATTACCTGGCAATCGGGGCAAAAGGCAATGGGGGCATTACTGAGGAGGAACTTAAAGAGGCCCTGAGGAAAGTTGACCTTAAGCCCGAAAAATACCTGGAAAGGGAAGTTGGTGAAGCACTCAGCGGAGGGGAAAGGAAACGCATAGAACTTGCATCGATAATCACGATGAAACCAAAACTTGCAATCCTTGACGAACCGGATTCCGGGATCGATGTTGTCTCCTTAAAAGAGATCGTGGCTTTGATCCAGACCTTAAAGGAAAACGGTTCCTCGGTACTTGTAATTACACACAGGGAGGAGATTGCAGCCGCATCCGATAAGGCGTCCCTGATGTGCGAAGGGGCTATCCTCAGGAGCGGAGACCCCCTGGAAATCAGCGAATTTTTCAAAAACAGGTGCATACCGTGTGATAACAGGGTATACCCATCAAAGGCGGCTTAA
- a CDS encoding NTP transferase domain-containing protein, which yields MDAIVMAGGFGQRLGMGEKPCVELLGKPLIAYVIDTLRAAKGIDRVFVAVSPVTPKTEIMIQERYKGEVRVIRTFGGNYVGDMIHAVETAGTTGPVMIIMSDLPLINPELIDLVIEKYREEGKPALSVYVPINVCKGAGIRPDTVFNKDGKLIVPAGINILDSSQIRKEQEDFNLILDNPRLAINVNTVEDLQRCRDLLQV from the coding sequence ATGGACGCTATTGTAATGGCAGGGGGATTCGGGCAGAGGCTTGGAATGGGGGAAAAGCCATGTGTTGAGTTGCTTGGAAAGCCGCTCATAGCCTACGTAATAGATACCCTCAGAGCCGCAAAGGGTATTGACAGGGTTTTCGTAGCGGTCTCACCTGTTACTCCCAAAACTGAAATCATGATTCAGGAGCGCTACAAAGGAGAAGTCCGCGTAATAAGGACCTTTGGCGGAAACTATGTAGGGGACATGATCCATGCGGTAGAAACCGCAGGAACAACTGGCCCTGTAATGATTATCATGTCCGACCTCCCCCTGATAAACCCTGAACTCATCGATTTAGTAATTGAGAAATATAGAGAAGAAGGAAAGCCTGCACTTTCGGTCTATGTCCCGATAAATGTCTGCAAAGGAGCCGGAATCAGGCCGGACACAGTTTTTAATAAAGATGGGAAGCTCATAGTACCTGCCGGAATTAATATCCTGGACAGTTCTCAAATCCGAAAAGAACAGGAAGACTTTAATCTGATACTTGACAATCCCAGACTAGCAATAAACGTAAATACTGTTGAGGATCTGCAGCGCTGCAGGGATCTGCTGCAGGTTTAA
- the mtbC gene encoding dimethylamine corrinoid protein MtbC: protein MASKEELLQELSESIVSCKKDRVIDAVNKAKEVMEPSEIIEKGLAAGMNEVGILFERGKLFLPHVMMAADAMTAGVKILEAEMPAGTQTKKLGVIVNGTVEGDVHDIGKSIVSTMLQSAGFEVYDIGRDVPIKNFIEKAKEVNADMIGVSALMTTTLQGQRDVIELLKEEGLRDKIKVMVGGAPATQAWADKIGADCYAENASEAVAKAKELLVRK, encoded by the coding sequence ATGGCAAGTAAAGAAGAGTTACTTCAGGAACTTTCAGAATCAATTGTTTCCTGTAAAAAGGATAGAGTAATTGATGCCGTAAACAAAGCAAAAGAAGTAATGGAACCTTCAGAAATAATTGAAAAAGGACTCGCTGCAGGTATGAACGAGGTAGGTATCCTTTTTGAGAGAGGAAAACTTTTCCTTCCACACGTAATGATGGCCGCCGATGCAATGACTGCAGGAGTCAAGATTCTTGAGGCTGAAATGCCTGCAGGAACTCAGACAAAGAAACTGGGGGTTATCGTAAACGGTACCGTAGAGGGAGATGTGCACGACATTGGAAAATCAATCGTGTCCACAATGCTCCAGTCTGCTGGTTTTGAGGTGTATGATATCGGCCGTGATGTTCCAATCAAGAATTTTATCGAAAAGGCAAAGGAAGTCAATGCTGATATGATTGGAGTTTCCGCCCTTATGACCACAACTCTTCAGGGGCAGAGGGATGTAATCGAGCTCCTCAAGGAAGAAGGGCTCAGGGACAAAATAAAAGTCATGGTAGGCGGTGCACCTGCAACCCAGGCATGGGCTGACAAGATTGGTGCAGACTGCTATGCCGAAAACGCAAGCGAGGCAGTGGCAAAGGCAAAAGAGCTACTGGTCAGGAAGTGA
- a CDS encoding EamA family transporter, translating to MDLITLKKQESKRKINKGYMWALFCAVFWGIWYLPGTVVWVLNPFDEMYAAIAKASGDGMSLVVTAVLITAFNALTVMLALMLWNGVLGKYGELGRTLKEFHPCSKWFFVASIFGGPMAILGSFIAMGFIGGAFAAVAGLLYPVIGSILAYYWYGEKISKRAIIGIGIIVLGGISIYGGGVLSELSSGNIPWIGYLGGLMAAAGWGIEGAIAGKGLDIAEPDAGLTLRFLGENIIWWIIIVPILAILGFPMYSFAFQVFEPLTLLVLVFAGITFGFCYVTWYKSFPLIGVGRGQGIGNLYGFCAVIFIFLFFGDVPEWTIVLGGLLCIAGSFIMFTEDTGALETLRGE from the coding sequence GTGGATTTAATAACTTTAAAAAAACAGGAAAGTAAAAGAAAAATCAATAAAGGGTATATGTGGGCCCTTTTCTGTGCTGTTTTCTGGGGAATCTGGTATCTGCCAGGAACTGTTGTCTGGGTACTCAACCCCTTCGATGAGATGTATGCTGCCATTGCCAAAGCAAGCGGAGACGGTATGTCCCTTGTTGTTACTGCTGTTCTGATCACTGCCTTCAATGCACTCACTGTTATGCTTGCGCTTATGCTCTGGAATGGAGTGCTTGGAAAGTACGGAGAACTGGGCAGGACCCTTAAGGAATTCCATCCCTGCTCCAAGTGGTTCTTCGTTGCATCTATCTTCGGTGGCCCGATGGCAATTCTCGGTTCTTTTATTGCTATGGGCTTTATAGGAGGAGCATTTGCAGCTGTTGCCGGCCTTCTTTATCCTGTTATAGGTTCGATTCTTGCCTATTACTGGTACGGAGAAAAAATCTCAAAGAGGGCAATAATCGGCATTGGAATCATCGTCCTTGGAGGTATTTCTATTTACGGTGGCGGAGTTCTGTCAGAACTTTCTTCAGGTAACATCCCCTGGATAGGATATCTCGGAGGTTTGATGGCTGCTGCTGGCTGGGGTATTGAAGGTGCAATTGCAGGTAAAGGACTTGACATCGCAGAGCCGGATGCGGGGCTTACCCTTCGTTTCCTTGGAGAAAACATAATCTGGTGGATTATTATCGTGCCGATTTTGGCAATCCTTGGCTTTCCGATGTACTCATTTGCATTCCAAGTTTTCGAGCCTTTAACTCTGCTGGTCTTGGTCTTCGCAGGTATCACATTTGGTTTCTGTTATGTTACCTGGTACAAATCTTTTCCGCTAATAGGAGTTGGAAGAGGTCAGGGCATTGGAAACCTATACGGGTTCTGCGCTGTCATATTCATATTCCTCTTCTTCGGAGACGTGCCAGAATGGACTATTGTTTTAGGTGGTTTGCTCTGTATCGCAGGGAGTTTCATCATGTTTACTGAAGATACAGGTGCACTTGAAACCCTGAGAGGTGAGTGA